A portion of the Bacteroides faecium genome contains these proteins:
- the ftcD gene encoding glutamate formimidoyltransferase: MNWNKIIECVPNFSEGRDLEKIDKIVAPFRGKAGVKLLDYSNDEDHNRLVVTLVGEPEALRDAVVEAIGIAVRLIDLNHHRGQHPRMGAVDVVPFIPIKNTTMEEAVELSKEVAARVAELYNLPVFLYEKSATAPHRENLASVRKGEFEGMAEKIKLPEWQPDFGPAERHPTAGTVAIGARMPLVAYNINLSTDNLEIATKIAKNIRHINGGLRYVKAMGVELKERNITQVSINMTDYTRTALYRAFELTRIEARRYGVTIVGSEIIGLVPMEALIDTASYYLGLENFSMQQVLEARIME; encoded by the coding sequence ATGAATTGGAATAAAATTATCGAGTGTGTCCCCAATTTCAGTGAAGGACGCGATTTAGAGAAAATAGATAAGATAGTAGCTCCTTTCCGTGGCAAGGCAGGCGTAAAGCTACTCGATTACAGCAACGATGAAGACCATAACCGCCTGGTTGTCACCCTCGTCGGCGAACCGGAAGCCCTGCGTGACGCAGTGGTCGAAGCCATCGGAATAGCTGTCCGTCTGATAGACCTGAACCACCATAGAGGGCAGCACCCGCGCATGGGAGCGGTGGATGTTGTCCCCTTTATCCCCATTAAAAACACTACGATGGAAGAAGCTGTCGAACTCTCAAAAGAAGTTGCCGCCCGCGTAGCCGAGCTATATAACCTTCCGGTCTTTCTATACGAAAAATCCGCCACCGCGCCACACCGGGAAAATCTCGCTTCCGTCCGCAAAGGCGAATTTGAAGGAATGGCCGAAAAGATAAAACTTCCCGAATGGCAACCGGACTTTGGCCCCGCCGAACGTCACCCCACTGCCGGAACCGTAGCTATCGGAGCCCGTATGCCGCTTGTCGCATATAATATCAACCTAAGTACGGACAATCTCGAAATAGCTACCAAGATAGCCAAAAATATCCGCCACATCAACGGCGGACTCCGCTATGTCAAGGCGATGGGAGTAGAGCTGAAAGAACGGAACATCACGCAAGTATCCATCAACATGACCGACTACACCCGTACCGCCCTCTACCGTGCCTTCGAATTAACACGTATCGAAGCCCGGCGTTATGGCGTCACGATTGTCGGCAGCGAGATAATCGGTCTTGTACCAATGGAAGCCCTGATTGACACAGCATCCTACTACCTCGGACTGGAAAACTTCTCCATGCAGCAAGTCCTGGAAGCGCGCATCATGGAATAA
- a CDS encoding TolC family protein: protein MNKMKRLTGKKILLMAVALCAFGFAKAQETQTGGNTLTLTLEKALEIALDENPTMKVAAEEIALKKVAGKEAWQSLLPEASIAGSVDHTIKAAEMKFKGMDPIKMGDDGTNTANAGLSINLPLFVPGVYRAMSMTKTDIELAVEKSRASKLDLVNQVSKAYYQLMLAQDSYEVLQGSYKLAEDNYNVVNAKYQQGTVSEYDKISADVQMRSIKPNLIAAANAVTLAKLQLKVLMGITADVEIKINDNLTNYEMAMFANQLREEEVNLNNNTTMKQFELNMKLLEKNVKSLKTNFMPTLSMSFSYNYQSLYNPNINFFDYNWSNSSSLMFNLSIPLYKASNFTKVKSARIQQRQLDWNRIDTERQLNMQIVSYRNNMTASTEQVVSNKENVMQAKKAVTIAEKRYDVGKGTVLELNSSQVSLTQAQLTYNQSIYDYLVAKADLDQVLGKE, encoded by the coding sequence ATGAACAAAATGAAAAGACTGACAGGTAAGAAGATTCTTCTGATGGCTGTAGCGCTCTGTGCATTTGGCTTTGCGAAAGCTCAGGAGACTCAGACAGGGGGGAATACGCTAACCTTAACCTTAGAAAAAGCCTTAGAAATTGCCTTGGATGAGAATCCGACAATGAAAGTAGCGGCAGAAGAAATCGCTTTAAAGAAAGTTGCTGGCAAAGAAGCGTGGCAAAGTCTGTTGCCGGAAGCCAGCATCGCAGGGTCTGTGGACCACACGATTAAAGCGGCTGAAATGAAGTTTAAAGGAATGGATCCTATAAAGATGGGGGATGACGGTACGAACACCGCCAATGCCGGATTGAGTATAAATCTGCCTCTGTTTGTGCCGGGCGTGTATCGCGCCATGTCAATGACAAAGACGGACATTGAACTAGCAGTGGAGAAGTCGCGCGCTTCCAAACTGGATTTGGTGAATCAGGTAAGCAAAGCCTACTATCAGTTGATGCTTGCGCAAGATAGCTACGAAGTGCTTCAGGGAAGCTACAAACTGGCAGAAGACAATTATAATGTTGTCAACGCCAAATATCAACAGGGAACTGTGAGCGAATATGATAAAATCAGTGCGGATGTGCAGATGCGCAGCATCAAACCGAACCTGATTGCGGCAGCCAACGCAGTGACTCTCGCTAAGTTGCAGCTCAAAGTGTTGATGGGCATTACAGCCGATGTGGAGATTAAGATTAATGATAATCTGACTAATTACGAGATGGCTATGTTTGCCAATCAGTTGCGAGAAGAAGAGGTTAATCTGAACAACAATACCACCATGAAGCAGTTCGAACTGAATATGAAGTTGCTGGAAAAGAACGTAAAGTCTTTGAAAACCAACTTTATGCCGACGCTTTCGATGAGCTTCTCCTACAACTACCAATCCTTGTATAATCCGAATATCAATTTCTTCGATTATAACTGGAGCAACAGTTCGAGCCTGATGTTCAACCTCAGCATCCCCTTGTATAAGGCAAGCAACTTTACGAAAGTGAAATCCGCCCGTATTCAGCAGCGCCAGTTGGACTGGAACCGCATTGATACGGAAAGACAATTGAATATGCAGATTGTGAGTTACCGTAACAATATGACTGCCAGCACAGAGCAGGTAGTCAGCAATAAAGAAAACGTGATGCAGGCAAAGAAAGCGGTGACCATTGCCGAAAAACGTTATGATGTAGGTAAAGGCACGGTGCTTGAACTCAACAGTTCGCAGGTATCACTGACACAGGCACAGCTCACTTACAATCAGTCCATATATGATTATCTGGTTGCTAAGGCAGATCTCGACCAGGTATTGGGAAAAGAATAA
- a CDS encoding cyclodeaminase/cyclohydrolase family protein — MLADLTVKDFLDKVACSDPVPGGGSIAALNGALASALSTMVARLTVGKKGYEVSEELMQHAQTITLRLLDEFIALIDKDSEAYNEVFACFKLPKATDEEKAARSAAIQEATKKAALIPLEVARKALDMMTIIADVAHLGNRNAITDACVAMMSARSAVLGALLNVRINLGSLKDREFVLQLQGEADKIEQAACQKEKEILDAVNQDLRV; from the coding sequence ATGTTAGCAGATTTAACCGTAAAAGATTTCTTAGATAAAGTGGCTTGCAGTGACCCTGTGCCCGGTGGTGGCAGTATTGCTGCGCTGAACGGAGCATTAGCTTCCGCCCTTTCCACAATGGTAGCCCGGCTCACCGTAGGTAAAAAAGGCTACGAAGTCAGCGAAGAACTGATGCAGCACGCCCAAACCATCACTCTCCGCTTGCTGGACGAGTTTATCGCACTCATTGACAAAGACTCCGAAGCTTACAACGAAGTATTTGCCTGCTTCAAACTCCCCAAGGCGACCGATGAAGAAAAAGCCGCCCGCAGCGCCGCCATTCAGGAAGCGACCAAAAAGGCCGCCCTCATTCCCCTGGAAGTAGCTCGAAAAGCCCTGGACATGATGACAATCATCGCAGACGTAGCCCACCTCGGCAACCGGAACGCCATCACAGACGCCTGTGTCGCCATGATGTCCGCCCGTTCTGCCGTCCTCGGAGCTTTGCTGAATGTCCGCATCAACCTCGGTTCGCTCAAAGACCGGGAATTTGTCCTGCAACTGCAAGGCGAAGCCGATAAGATAGAGCAAGCCGCCTGTCAGAAAGAAAAAGAAATACTGGATGCCGTTAACCAAGACTTGCGCGTATGA
- the hutH gene encoding histidine ammonia-lyase, whose amino-acid sequence MSKNVYHVGSGELTFEIIERIINENLKLELAPEAKLRIQKCRDYLDRKIASSEEPLYGITTGFGSLCTKNISSDELGTLQENLIKSHACSVGEEIRPVIIKLMMLLKAHALSLGHSGVQLITVQRILDFFNNDVMPIVYDRGSLGASGDLAPLANLFLPLIGVGDVYYKGKKCEAISVLDEFGWEPVKLMSKEGLALLNGTQFMSANGVFAMLKAFRLSKKSDLIAALSLEAFDGRIDPFMDCIQQIRPHRGQIETGEAFRKLLAGSELIERHKEHVQDPYSFRCIPQVHGATKDAIRYVASVLLTEINSVTDNPTIFPDEDRIISGGNFHGQPLAISYDFLAIALAELGNISERRVSQLIMGLRGLPEFLVANPGLNSGFMIPQYAAASMVSQNKMYCYAASSDSIVSSNGQEDHVSMGANAATKLYKVMDNLEHILAIELMNAAQGIDFRRPLKTSPVLERFLHAYRKEVPFVKDDIVMYKEIHKTVAFLKRNQIEY is encoded by the coding sequence ATGAGTAAGAATGTATATCATGTCGGTTCCGGCGAACTGACCTTCGAAATCATCGAACGGATAATCAATGAGAACCTGAAACTAGAACTGGCTCCCGAAGCCAAGCTGCGCATTCAGAAATGCCGCGACTACCTCGACCGTAAGATAGCTTCTTCCGAAGAACCCCTGTATGGCATTACAACAGGCTTCGGCTCCTTATGTACCAAAAACATCTCTTCTGATGAACTGGGCACACTCCAGGAAAACCTGATAAAGAGCCATGCTTGCAGCGTAGGTGAAGAAATCCGCCCCGTCATTATCAAACTAATGATGCTGCTGAAAGCCCACGCGCTCTCTCTCGGACATAGCGGCGTGCAACTCATCACCGTGCAGCGCATCCTCGACTTTTTCAATAACGATGTCATGCCCATTGTCTACGACCGCGGTTCCCTCGGAGCATCCGGCGACCTTGCTCCGCTGGCCAATCTCTTCCTTCCCCTGATTGGTGTTGGTGATGTTTACTATAAAGGAAAGAAATGCGAAGCCATCAGCGTTCTCGACGAATTTGGCTGGGAACCCGTCAAGCTAATGAGCAAAGAAGGACTCGCCCTGCTGAACGGCACCCAGTTTATGAGCGCCAACGGCGTATTCGCCATGCTCAAAGCCTTCCGTCTTTCTAAGAAATCCGACCTGATTGCCGCCCTTTCCCTCGAAGCCTTCGACGGCCGTATCGACCCGTTTATGGACTGCATCCAGCAAATCCGCCCTCACCGGGGACAGATTGAGACAGGCGAAGCCTTCCGCAAACTACTGGCCGGCAGCGAATTGATCGAACGCCACAAAGAACATGTGCAAGATCCCTATTCCTTCCGGTGCATCCCGCAAGTGCATGGTGCCACGAAAGATGCCATCCGCTACGTCGCTTCCGTTCTGTTGACGGAAATCAACTCCGTCACCGATAATCCCACCATCTTCCCCGACGAAGACCGGATTATCTCCGGCGGAAACTTCCATGGCCAACCGCTTGCCATCTCTTATGATTTCCTTGCTATCGCCCTCGCCGAATTGGGAAATATCTCCGAACGCCGTGTCTCCCAACTAATTATGGGACTCCGTGGACTCCCCGAATTTCTGGTAGCCAATCCCGGTCTGAACTCCGGCTTTATGATTCCCCAATACGCCGCCGCTTCAATGGTCAGCCAAAATAAAATGTACTGCTATGCCGCATCAAGCGACTCCATCGTCTCTTCCAATGGACAGGAAGATCACGTAAGTATGGGTGCCAATGCCGCCACCAAGCTATATAAAGTAATGGATAACCTCGAACATATCCTTGCCATCGAACTGATGAACGCCGCTCAAGGCATCGATTTCCGTCGCCCGCTAAAAACGTCTCCGGTGCTGGAACGTTTCCTTCACGCATACAGGAAAGAAGTGCCTTTTGTGAAAGATGACATCGTGATGTACAAAGAGATACATAAAACAGTCGCCTTCCTGAAAAGGAACCAAATTGAATATTAA
- the hutI gene encoding imidazolonepropionase has product MSENLIIFNARIVTPTGFSARKGEEMSQLQIIENGTVEVTKGIITYVGENRGEDRDGYYQHYWHYNARGHCLLPGFVDSHTHFVFGGERSEEFSWRLKGESYMSIMERGGGIASTVKATRKMNFLKLRSAAETFLKKMSTMGVTTVEGKSGYGLDRETELLQLKIMRSLNNDEHKRVDIVSTFLGAHALPEEYKERGDDYIDFVIREMLPVVRENELAECCDVFCEQGVFSIEQSRRLLQAAKDQGFLLKLHADEIVSLGGAELAAELGALSADHLLHASDAGIRAMADTGVVATLLPLTAFALKEPYARGREMIDAGCAVALATDLNPGSCFSGSIPLTIALACIYMKLSVEETITALTLNGAAALYRADRIGSIEVGKQGDFVVLNSANYHILPYYIGMNSVIMTIKGGMLYPAN; this is encoded by the coding sequence ATGAGTGAAAACCTGATTATATTCAACGCCCGCATCGTTACCCCTACCGGCTTTTCCGCCCGTAAAGGGGAAGAAATGTCGCAACTGCAAATCATAGAAAACGGGACAGTGGAAGTAACCAAAGGCATCATCACCTATGTCGGCGAGAACCGTGGTGAAGACCGCGACGGCTACTATCAACACTACTGGCATTACAATGCCCGCGGGCACTGCCTGCTACCCGGTTTTGTCGATTCCCATACCCATTTCGTATTCGGCGGCGAACGTTCCGAAGAATTCTCCTGGCGTCTGAAAGGCGAAAGCTACATGTCCATCATGGAACGTGGCGGCGGCATTGCCAGCACCGTGAAAGCAACGCGGAAAATGAACTTCCTGAAACTCCGTTCGGCAGCCGAAACCTTCCTGAAGAAGATGAGCACGATGGGAGTGACCACGGTAGAAGGAAAAAGCGGCTACGGCCTCGATCGTGAAACCGAACTGCTGCAACTAAAAATAATGCGTAGCCTGAACAATGACGAGCATAAACGCGTCGACATCGTTTCCACTTTCCTCGGCGCTCATGCCCTTCCCGAAGAATATAAAGAAAGAGGTGATGACTACATCGACTTCGTGATTCGTGAAATGCTTCCGGTTGTCCGTGAAAACGAACTTGCTGAATGTTGCGATGTCTTTTGCGAACAGGGCGTTTTCTCCATCGAGCAATCCCGTCGCCTGCTCCAAGCCGCCAAAGACCAAGGCTTCCTACTGAAACTCCATGCTGACGAAATAGTTTCCCTCGGCGGCGCTGAACTGGCAGCCGAACTGGGTGCCTTATCCGCTGACCATCTGCTGCACGCTTCCGATGCCGGAATCCGTGCAATGGCCGATACCGGCGTAGTAGCCACCTTGCTACCTCTGACCGCCTTTGCCCTGAAAGAACCCTATGCACGCGGACGGGAAATGATTGACGCCGGCTGTGCCGTAGCCCTTGCCACCGACCTCAATCCGGGAAGCTGCTTTTCAGGCTCCATCCCTTTGACCATCGCCCTGGCATGCATCTACATGAAACTAAGCGTAGAAGAAACCATCACCGCCCTGACCTTGAACGGAGCCGCCGCCCTTTATCGGGCCGACCGTATCGGCAGCATCGAAGTCGGCAAGCAAGGCGATTTTGTCGTCCTGAACTCCGCAAACTATCACATTCTACCTTACTATATCGGAATGAATAGCGTAATAATGACCATAAAAGGCGGCATGCTATACCCCGCCAATTAA
- a CDS encoding efflux RND transporter periplasmic adaptor subunit, which translates to MKTSIQLAALLLTVFMGSCTGGKDKVATEQVEEKPIVKLADVKARPVDQIQDYTATVEAEAKNNIAPSSPVRIDRIFVEVGDRVSKGQKLVEMDAANLKQTKLQLDNQEIEFKRIDELYKVGGASKSEWDASKMQLDVKETAYKNLVENTSLLSPINGVVTARNYDNGDMYSGGDPVLVVEQITPVKLLINVSETYFTKVKKGEPVDVKLDVYGDETFTGKISLIYPTIDATTRTFPVEIKLDNRDQRVRPGMFARATLNFGTADNVVVPDLAIVKQAGSGDRYVFVYKDGKVTYNKVELGRRMGTEYELKSGVPDNSQVVVAGQARLVNGVEVEVEK; encoded by the coding sequence ATGAAAACAAGTATCCAATTGGCAGCCCTATTGTTAACTGTATTTATGGGCTCATGTACAGGTGGAAAAGATAAAGTTGCCACGGAGCAGGTGGAAGAAAAACCCATCGTGAAACTGGCAGACGTAAAGGCACGTCCCGTAGATCAGATACAGGATTACACGGCAACGGTAGAAGCGGAAGCGAAAAACAACATCGCTCCTTCATCTCCCGTGCGTATCGACCGTATCTTTGTAGAAGTGGGCGACCGCGTATCCAAAGGACAGAAATTAGTAGAAATGGATGCGGCCAACCTGAAACAGACAAAGCTGCAACTAGATAATCAGGAGATAGAATTCAAACGTATCGACGAACTCTATAAAGTAGGCGGTGCGTCCAAGTCTGAGTGGGATGCTTCGAAGATGCAACTCGACGTGAAGGAAACAGCTTATAAGAATCTGGTGGAAAACACCTCTTTGCTAAGCCCTATCAATGGCGTAGTTACTGCACGCAATTATGATAACGGCGATATGTACAGTGGCGGTGACCCTGTACTGGTAGTAGAACAAATCACCCCGGTGAAACTCCTTATCAATGTTTCCGAAACCTACTTTACCAAAGTGAAGAAAGGCGAACCTGTCGACGTGAAACTCGATGTATATGGCGACGAGACATTTACAGGAAAGATCAGCCTGATTTATCCTACGATAGACGCTACTACCCGCACATTCCCGGTTGAAATCAAACTAGACAACAGGGATCAGCGTGTACGTCCGGGAATGTTCGCCCGTGCTACACTGAACTTCGGTACGGCCGACAACGTGGTTGTTCCTGATTTGGCCATCGTTAAGCAGGCAGGTTCCGGCGACCGTTATGTGTTCGTTTATAAAGATGGTAAAGTAACCTATAATAAAGTAGAGTTAGGTAGACGTATGGGTACGGAGTACGAGTTGAAATCCGGTGTGCCCGATAATTCTCAAGTTGTAGTTGCCGGCCAGGCACGTTTGGTGAACGGCGTAGAAGTAGAAGTTGAGAAATAA
- a CDS encoding efflux RND transporter permease subunit yields MSLYEGAVKKPIMTSLCFLAVVIFGLFSLSKLPIDLYPDIDTNTIMVMTAYPGASASDIENNVTRPLENTLNAVSNLKHITSRSSENMSLITLEFEFGNDIDVLTNDVRDKLDMVSSQLPDDVENPIIFKFSTDMIPIVLLSVQANESQSALYKILDDRVVNPLARIPGVGTVSISGAPQREIQVYCDPNKLEAYHLTIETISSIIGAENKNIPGGNFDIGSETYSLRVEGEFDDSSQLADVVVGTHNGANVFLRDVARIVDTVEERAQETYNNGVQGAMIVVQKQSGANSVEISKKVADALPRLQKNLPSDVKIGVIVDTSDNILNTIDSLTETVAYALLFVVLVVFLFLGRWRATLIICITIPLSLIASFIYLAVSGNTINIISLSSLSIAIGMVVDDAIVVLENVTTHIERGSDPKQAAVHGTNEVAISVIASTLTMIAVFFPLTMVSGMSGVLFKQLGWMMCAIMFISTVAALSLTPMLCSQLLRLQKKQSKAFKLLFTPIEKTLDGLDTWYAKMLNWAVRHRPIIIVGCIVFFVVSLLCAKGIGTEFFPAQDNARIAVQLELPIGTRKEIAQELSQKLTNQWMTKYKDIMKVCNYTVGQADSDNTWASMQDNGSHIISFNISLVDPGDRNITLEKVCDEMRTDLKAYPEFSKAQVILGGSNTGMSAQASADFEVYGYDMAVTDSVSARLKRELLNVKGVTEVNISRSDYQPEYQVDFDREKLAMHGLNLATAGNYLRNRINGAVASKYREDGDEYDIKVRYAPEHRTSLESIENILIYNSKGESVRVKDVGKVVERFAPPTIERKDRERIVTVSAVISGAPLGDVVAAGNKIIDKMHLPGDVTIQISGSYEDQQDSFRDLGTLAILIVVLVFIVMAAQFESLTYPFIIMFSLPFAFSGVLMALFFTDSTLSVMSLLGGIMLIGIVVKNGIVLIDYIILCRERGQSVLHSVVTAGKSRLRPVLMTTATTVLGMIPMAIAGGQGSEMWSPMAIAVIGGLTVSTVLTLILIPTLYCVFAGTGIKNQRRKLRRQRELDLYFQENN; encoded by the coding sequence ATGAGTTTATACGAAGGTGCGGTTAAGAAACCGATTATGACCTCGCTCTGCTTCCTGGCAGTGGTGATCTTTGGTCTTTTCTCCTTGTCCAAATTGCCTATCGACTTGTATCCGGACATTGATACAAACACGATCATGGTAATGACCGCTTATCCCGGCGCAAGTGCTTCGGATATAGAAAATAATGTGACTCGCCCGCTCGAAAATACACTGAACGCGGTGAGCAACCTGAAACATATAACCTCTCGTTCTTCCGAAAACATGTCATTGATTACATTGGAGTTCGAGTTTGGTAATGATATTGACGTCCTCACAAATGATGTGCGCGATAAGCTTGACATGGTAAGCTCACAGCTTCCCGATGATGTCGAGAACCCGATTATCTTTAAGTTCAGTACGGACATGATTCCTATCGTGTTGCTTTCCGTACAGGCGAATGAGAGCCAGTCCGCACTTTACAAGATATTGGACGACCGTGTCGTTAACCCGCTGGCACGTATTCCGGGAGTCGGAACAGTGTCCATCAGTGGTGCGCCGCAGCGTGAGATTCAGGTATATTGCGACCCGAACAAACTGGAAGCATACCATCTGACCATCGAAACAATCAGCTCCATCATCGGAGCCGAGAACAAGAATATTCCGGGTGGTAACTTCGATATCGGTAGTGAGACATACTCATTGCGTGTCGAAGGAGAATTTGATGATTCCAGCCAGTTGGCAGATGTCGTGGTGGGTACGCACAATGGGGCGAATGTCTTTTTGCGTGACGTAGCCCGAATAGTGGATACGGTAGAAGAACGTGCACAGGAAACCTATAACAACGGTGTGCAGGGTGCCATGATTGTTGTTCAGAAGCAGTCGGGAGCCAATTCGGTAGAAATCTCCAAGAAAGTAGCCGACGCACTGCCGAGGCTTCAGAAGAACCTGCCGAGTGACGTGAAGATTGGTGTTATCGTCGATACGTCCGATAACATTTTGAATACCATCGACAGTTTGACGGAAACCGTAGCCTATGCCCTGCTATTCGTAGTATTGGTCGTGTTCCTCTTCCTGGGACGCTGGCGTGCGACGCTGATTATCTGTATCACCATTCCGCTTTCATTGATTGCTTCGTTCATTTACTTGGCAGTTAGTGGAAATACGATTAATATTATCTCGCTTTCGTCCCTTTCTATCGCTATCGGTATGGTGGTGGATGACGCGATTGTAGTGCTTGAAAATGTAACGACACATATCGAACGCGGTTCCGACCCGAAACAGGCGGCCGTGCATGGAACGAATGAGGTGGCAATTTCCGTTATCGCTTCTACGCTGACCATGATTGCCGTATTCTTCCCGTTGACGATGGTAAGCGGTATGTCAGGTGTACTTTTCAAACAGTTGGGTTGGATGATGTGTGCCATCATGTTTATCTCCACCGTAGCGGCTTTGTCACTGACACCGATGCTCTGTTCGCAGTTGCTACGTTTGCAGAAGAAACAGTCGAAAGCATTTAAACTACTCTTTACCCCGATTGAAAAAACATTGGACGGACTCGATACCTGGTATGCGAAGATGCTGAACTGGGCAGTGCGTCATCGTCCGATTATCATTGTGGGATGTATCGTTTTCTTCGTAGTCAGCTTGCTGTGTGCGAAAGGTATCGGTACAGAGTTCTTCCCGGCGCAGGATAACGCCCGTATCGCAGTGCAACTGGAGTTGCCTATCGGTACGAGAAAAGAGATAGCACAGGAACTTTCGCAGAAGTTGACCAACCAGTGGATGACCAAGTATAAGGACATCATGAAAGTATGTAACTATACAGTGGGACAAGCCGACTCGGATAATACATGGGCTTCCATGCAGGACAACGGTTCGCATATTATCTCGTTCAACATCAGTTTGGTGGATCCGGGCGACCGTAACATCACGCTTGAAAAAGTCTGCGACGAGATGCGTACTGACTTGAAAGCCTATCCTGAATTCAGTAAAGCGCAGGTAATTCTCGGTGGTAGTAACACAGGTATGTCTGCCCAGGCTAGTGCCGACTTCGAAGTGTACGGATACGATATGGCGGTGACCGATAGCGTGTCAGCCCGTTTGAAACGCGAGTTGCTGAATGTGAAAGGTGTAACCGAAGTAAATATCAGCCGTAGTGACTACCAGCCTGAATATCAAGTAGACTTCGACCGCGAGAAACTGGCAATGCACGGATTGAATCTGGCAACTGCCGGTAACTATCTCCGTAACCGTATCAATGGTGCCGTTGCTTCCAAATATCGTGAAGATGGAGACGAGTATGATATCAAAGTGCGTTACGCGCCCGAACATCGTACAAGCCTTGAAAGTATAGAGAACATTCTTATTTACAATAGCAAAGGTGAGTCCGTGCGTGTGAAAGACGTCGGGAAGGTAGTAGAACGTTTTGCTCCGCCTACCATTGAGCGTAAAGACCGCGAACGTATCGTGACGGTGTCCGCCGTAATCTCCGGTGCTCCGTTGGGTGATGTTGTTGCCGCCGGTAACAAGATTATCGACAAGATGCATTTGCCGGGCGATGTAACGATTCAGATTTCCGGTTCGTATGAAGACCAGCAGGATTCCTTCCGCGACTTGGGAACACTCGCCATTTTGATTGTAGTTCTTGTATTCATCGTGATGGCTGCGCAGTTCGAGTCTCTGACTTATCCGTTCATCATCATGTTCTCACTGCCGTTTGCGTTTAGCGGTGTCTTGATGGCATTGTTCTTCACAGATAGTACGTTGAGTGTCATGAGTTTGTTGGGAGGTATTATGTTGATTGGTATTGTGGTGAAGAATGGTATTGTGCTTATCGACTACATCATCCTCTGTCGAGAGCGTGGACAGTCGGTGTTGCACTCCGTAGTGACAGCCGGTAAGAGCCGTCTTCGTCCGGTATTGATGACTACCGCTACCACTGTTCTCGGTATGATTCCGATGGCAATAGCCGGCGGACAAGGTTCCGAGATGTGGAGCCCGATGGCGATTGCCGTAATCGGTGGTCTGACGGTATCAACCGTTCTGACTTTGATTCTGATTCCTACCTTATATTGTGTATTCGCAGGAACAGGTATCAAGAACCAGCGTCGTAAACTCCGTCGCCAACGTGAACTGGACCTTTATTTCCAGGAAAATAATTAG
- a CDS encoding TetR/AcrR family transcriptional regulator: protein MTEHGKDASQRAELRERIVVAAMEAFRSKGIKSITMDDIAAALGISKRTLYEVFSDKESLLKECILKAQEDRDKYLQQVYEESHNVLEVILAVFQKSIEMFHRTNKRFFEDIKKYPRVYEMMRARQDSDSEKTMSFFKVGVDQGIFRSDVNFSIVNMLVREQFDVLLNTDICNEYPFIEVYESIMFTYIRGISTEKGAKVLEDFIQEYRKNRIEEKEE from the coding sequence ATGACAGAGCATGGAAAAGACGCTTCCCAAAGAGCAGAGTTAAGAGAACGAATTGTAGTGGCGGCAATGGAAGCTTTCAGATCGAAAGGCATCAAGAGTATTACAATGGACGATATTGCGGCAGCATTGGGCATATCCAAACGTACCCTCTACGAAGTCTTTTCGGACAAGGAATCATTGCTGAAAGAATGCATATTGAAGGCTCAGGAAGACAGGGATAAATACTTGCAGCAGGTATATGAGGAGTCGCACAACGTGCTTGAGGTAATACTTGCCGTGTTTCAGAAAAGCATTGAAATGTTTCATCGGACAAACAAACGCTTTTTTGAAGACATCAAGAAATATCCGAGGGTGTATGAGATGATGAGAGCCCGTCAGGACAGTGATTCTGAGAAAACGATGTCTTTCTTTAAGGTGGGAGTCGATCAGGGCATCTTTCGTTCGGATGTGAATTTTTCCATTGTCAATATGTTGGTGCGCGAGCAGTTTGACGTGCTGCTGAATACGGACATTTGCAATGAATATCCTTTTATAGAGGTGTACGAGTCTATCATGTTTACCTATATTCGTGGCATTTCTACAGAGAAAGGAGCCAAGGTACTGGAAGACTTTATACAAGAATATCGTAAGAACCGCATTGAAGAAAAGGAAGAATGA